Proteins from one Chroococcidiopsis sp. CCMEE 29 genomic window:
- a CDS encoding chlorophyll a/b-binding protein, with translation METRPSTDLPVVATEYNGKDRNTFLFGWNPQAELWNGRLAMIGFLAYLLWDLAGYSVVRDILHLVR, from the coding sequence ATGGAAACTCGTCCTTCTACTGATTTACCAGTAGTTGCTACAGAATACAACGGCAAAGATCGTAATACCTTTTTGTTTGGTTGGAATCCTCAAGCTGAACTTTGGAATGGGCGTCTAGCTATGATTGGATTTCTCGCCTATCTACTCTGGGATTTGGCTGGTTACAGTGTGGTACGTGACATACTGCATTTGGTTCGATAA
- a CDS encoding RtcB family protein produces the protein MAIMKSLEKISDTIWEIPVSYKEGMQVPARIYGTEKLIQEMDEAVYDQVTNVAMLPGITKYALCMPDGHFGYGFPIGGVAAMNVEQGGVISPGGIGFDINCGMRLVVTNLTYSEVKPYIKQLVDKLYERVPAGVGSTGFVKISRQEFRQIAEQGARWCIHNGYGWEEDLELTEESGCFKGADASKISEKAIDRGFNQIGTLGSGNHYLEIQVARKENIFDWELARSLGITTSDQVVVMFHCGSRGFGHQVATDYLQVFLKVMESKYGIKILDRELACAPFESPEGRDYFAAMKCGVNMSFANRQVILHRIREVFSAVFGRSAEDLGMHMVYDVAHNTAKLERHVVDGQERSLLVHRKGSTRAFGPEMADLPERYKTIGQPVIIGGSMETGSYLLVGVPSGDQTFFSTAHGSGRTMSRTKARKTWQGEKLQKEMAARGIYVRSTSWSGLAEEAGGAYKNVDDVIEATELAGISKRVVRFTPIGNIKG, from the coding sequence ATGGCTATTATGAAAAGTTTGGAAAAAATTTCTGACACCATCTGGGAAATTCCTGTTTCCTATAAAGAGGGGATGCAAGTACCTGCTCGGATTTATGGAACAGAGAAGTTAATTCAGGAAATGGATGAAGCAGTTTATGACCAAGTTACCAATGTAGCAATGCTGCCAGGGATAACTAAGTATGCCTTGTGTATGCCTGATGGACACTTTGGCTATGGATTTCCGATTGGTGGAGTTGCTGCCATGAATGTGGAACAAGGGGGTGTAATCTCTCCGGGCGGCATTGGTTTTGATATCAATTGTGGAATGCGCTTGGTGGTTACTAACCTAACTTACAGTGAAGTCAAACCCTATATCAAACAATTAGTAGACAAGCTCTATGAAAGGGTACCTGCTGGCGTAGGAAGTACTGGCTTCGTGAAGATTTCCCGGCAAGAGTTTCGCCAAATTGCTGAACAGGGCGCTCGTTGGTGCATCCACAATGGTTATGGCTGGGAAGAAGATTTGGAACTGACTGAAGAAAGCGGCTGCTTTAAAGGTGCCGATGCTTCAAAGATCAGTGAAAAGGCGATAGATCGTGGTTTCAATCAAATTGGCACCTTAGGTTCTGGCAACCACTATCTTGAAATTCAGGTTGCTCGAAAGGAAAACATTTTTGATTGGGAACTAGCCCGAAGTTTAGGAATTACCACCTCAGATCAGGTAGTGGTAATGTTCCATTGTGGTAGTCGGGGATTTGGTCATCAGGTGGCAACAGACTATCTGCAAGTCTTTCTAAAAGTGATGGAGAGCAAGTATGGAATTAAGATCCTTGATCGGGAATTAGCCTGTGCTCCTTTTGAATCCCCTGAAGGTAGGGATTATTTCGCGGCAATGAAGTGCGGCGTCAATATGTCTTTTGCCAATCGTCAAGTTATCCTACACCGTATCCGCGAGGTATTTTCAGCGGTATTCGGACGCTCAGCAGAAGATCTTGGTATGCATATGGTCTATGACGTAGCACATAACACAGCCAAGCTTGAACGTCACGTAGTTGATGGGCAAGAGCGATCGCTTTTGGTGCATCGTAAGGGTTCTACGCGAGCTTTCGGACCCGAAATGGCAGATCTTCCTGAGCGGTACAAGACGATTGGGCAGCCAGTGATCATTGGCGGCAGTATGGAGACAGGGTCTTATTTATTAGTTGGCGTGCCTAGTGGCGATCAGACTTTCTTTAGTACCGCCCATGGTAGTGGGCGCACGATGAGCCGTACGAAGGCGCGAAAAACCTGGCAGGGAGAAAAACTTCAAAAGGAGATGGCAGCACGAGGTATTTACGTCCGCAGTACCTCTTGGTCAGGGCTAGCCGAGGAAGCGGGGGGAGCCTACAAAAATGTTGATGATGTGATTGAAGCGACTGAGTTAGCTGGAATTAGTAAAAGGGTTGTTCGGTTTACGCCGATTGGTAACATTAAGGGATGA
- a CDS encoding IS630 family transposase (programmed frameshift), whose protein sequence is MPEKFIVNLNTEEREYLHQLTHKGKCPARVFKRAHILLLADEGHADETIAQMLHVGESTVHRTRQKCVDGGVKFALSEQPRPGGKRKLDGRAEAFLIATACSDAPTGQKRWTMQMLADRLVELQLVDSISDETVRRVLEKNDIKPWLNQQWCISQVNADFIWRMEEVLDLYEQPYNPCEPVVCFDERPVQLVSETRTPLPREPGKPKRYDYEYKREGTCNLFAFFQPLAQWRHIKVTDQRTAQDFALCMQYLVDVLFPFAHLIHVVLDNLNTHTPAALYQTFDAVEARRILEKLQFHYTPVHGSWLNMVELELSVLSGQCLERRIPSTEELSREVAAWEASRNQAQASVNWRFTNTQARIKLERLYPQPSLSESSLSKL, encoded by the exons ATGCCAGAAAAATTCATTGTCAACCTCAATACAGAAGAACGAGAATACTTGCATCAATTAACGCATAAGGGTAAATGTCCAGCTCGTGTGTTCAAGCGAGCACATATCCTGTTGCTTGCCGATGAAGGACATGCTGATGAAACAATTGCTCAAATGCTACATGTGGGAGAATCAACGGTACATCGGACTCGTCAAAAGTGTGTAGATGGTGGAGTTAAGTTTGCCTTGAGCGAGCAACCTCGTCCAGGCGGAAAACGTAAATTGGATGGACGCGCAGAAGCTTTTCTGATAGCAACGGCTTGTAGTGATGCGCCGACAGGACAGAAACGATGGACGATGCAGATGTTAGCAGATCGCCTCGTGGAACTACAGCTAGTGGACAGCATCTCAGACGAGACGGTACGACGAGTGTTAGAAAAAA ACGACATCAAGCCGTGGTTAAACCAACAGTGGTGCATTTCACAGGTGAATGCAGATTTTATCTGGCGGATGGAGGAGGTTTTAGACTTGTACGAGCAACCCTACAATCCATGTGAGCCGGTGGTTTGCTTTGATGAGCGCCCCGTGCAACTAGTGAGCGAAACCCGCACCCCACTTCCTCGAGAACCAGGAAAACCAAAGCGTTATGACTATGAGTACAAGCGTGAAGGCACGTGCAATCTATTTGCCTTTTTTCAACCGTTAGCACAGTGGCGACATATCAAAGTGACTGACCAACGCACTGCACAAGATTTTGCCTTGTGTATGCAGTATTTGGTGGATGTCTTATTCCCATTTGCACACCTAATTCATGTTGTGTTGGACAACTTGAACACCCATACGCCCGCTGCTTTGTATCAAACCTTTGACGCGGTTGAAGCTCGTCGTATTCTCGAGAAGTTACAGTTTCACTACACTCCAGTTCATGGCAGTTGGTTAAATATGGTCGAACTGGAACTATCGGTTTTATCTGGTCAATGTTTAGAGCGTCGCATTCCGTCCACTGAAGAACTGTCTAGAGAAGTCGCAGCATGGGAAGCATCTCGTAATCAGGCTCAAGCAAGCGTGAACTGGCGTTTCACTAACACTCAAGCACGAATCAAGCTAGAACGTTTGTATCCTCAACCAAGCCTGTCAGAATCTAGCCTGTCAAAATTGTAG
- a CDS encoding S-layer homology domain-containing protein gives MSSFNRWQSGTAALMALSITTGAVAPLVASAPAFAQAATFADVPANYWASPFIRELARRDIIAGFPDNNFRPEQPVTRAQFAAMVANAFQRAAVRGGVQFIDVPQNFWATNAIQQAYTRGFLAGYPGNRFEPNQNIPREQVLVSLANGLNYSVTGDPSNILNQYYADANAITGYARNPIAAATEQQLVVNYPNVRFLNPNQTATRADVAAFIYQALVSAGQATAINSPYIAAQQPTTPSVVRIPTGTTIPVRYEQAERILVTREETAPLTLTVGQNVITPERTVLIPAGSQVVGELRPAKGGSQFVARELVLTTGQRYPINATSEVITRTETVRKGANAGRIVRNAALGAAAAAAISAVTGDRAIATEEVLGGAGIGALVGLFLGRDRVDLIAIDPETDLQLTLGSDLQLSPSQR, from the coding sequence ATGTCTAGTTTTAATCGCTGGCAGTCTGGCACTGCTGCATTAATGGCGCTGAGTATAACAACGGGTGCTGTTGCACCTCTGGTTGCATCTGCGCCTGCTTTTGCTCAAGCTGCTACTTTTGCTGATGTACCTGCAAACTACTGGGCAAGCCCGTTTATTAGAGAATTGGCAAGGCGAGATATTATTGCAGGGTTTCCCGATAATAACTTCCGACCAGAACAGCCGGTGACCCGCGCCCAATTCGCTGCGATGGTTGCCAATGCTTTCCAAAGAGCAGCGGTACGGGGTGGAGTCCAATTTATTGATGTGCCGCAAAATTTCTGGGCTACCAATGCGATTCAACAAGCCTATACAAGGGGTTTTCTGGCTGGATATCCTGGCAATCGATTTGAGCCCAACCAGAATATTCCCCGCGAGCAGGTTTTGGTTTCCCTCGCCAACGGTCTGAATTATTCCGTTACTGGTGACCCCTCCAACATCCTCAACCAATACTACGCTGATGCCAATGCGATCACTGGATATGCACGTAATCCGATCGCAGCCGCAACTGAGCAACAGCTAGTGGTGAACTATCCTAATGTCAGGTTCCTAAATCCGAATCAGACAGCAACGCGTGCAGATGTGGCAGCCTTTATCTATCAGGCATTAGTCAGTGCTGGGCAAGCCACGGCAATTAACTCGCCATACATTGCGGCACAGCAACCAACCACACCATCAGTTGTCAGAATCCCAACCGGAACTACTATTCCTGTCAGGTATGAGCAAGCAGAAAGAATTCTCGTCACTCGGGAGGAAACAGCTCCCTTAACGCTAACAGTGGGACAAAATGTAATTACTCCTGAGCGTACAGTATTGATTCCAGCTGGCAGCCAGGTAGTCGGTGAATTGCGACCCGCTAAGGGTGGTTCTCAATTCGTTGCCAGAGAACTAGTTTTGACTACGGGTCAGCGATATCCGATCAACGCTACCTCTGAGGTAATTACCAGAACTGAAACAGTCCGCAAAGGCGCTAATGCTGGGAGGATAGTAAGGAATGCCGCGCTAGGGGCAGCAGCGGCAGCAGCGATTTCTGCTGTAACTGGTGATAGAGCGATTGCCACCGAAGAAGTTTTGGGTGGTGCTGGTATTGGTGCGCTAGTTGGTCTATTCTTAGGTCGAGACAGAGTTGATCTAATTGCAATCGATCCCGAAACTGATTTGCAGTTGACTTTAGGTTCAGATTTACAGCTGTCACCAAGCCAGAGGTGA
- a CDS encoding CIA30 family protein, whose translation MTEKNRSQWDAGRFIQTLAYFEVIPLFSWLQRLIQGRANDNKDRPAGGKRVGVVLVAGATGGVGKRVVQRLVERGYKVRSLVRDIDKARAILGNEVELAVGDITQPETLTDEMMANVQAVVCCTAVRVQPVEGDTPDRAKYNQGVKFYQPEIVGDTPERVEYQGVKNLVQAASNFVTTSANEKLLFDFTNPSEDLKNIWGAVDDVVMGGVSESEIQLVDGTALFTGNVSTANSGGFASVRTRNFEPPFNLVGYEGVELRVKGDGKRYKFLIRTETKWDGVAYSYSFDTVSNSWISVRIPFTELIPVFRAKTLKDFPAIDLSKIYSFQLMLSKFEYDGELNPRFSPGSFTLQVESIQAYSSASLPQFVLVSSAGVTRPGRPGINLEEEPPAVRLNDQLGGILTWKLRGEESVRESGMPYTIIRPCALTEEPGVKALIFEQGDNIKGKVSRDAIAEVCIQALEQPQACNVTFEVKEGSDQSIDWQSLFNSLERDD comes from the coding sequence ATGACTGAAAAAAATCGCTCTCAATGGGATGCTGGCAGGTTTATCCAAACCCTTGCTTATTTCGAGGTGATACCTTTATTCAGCTGGCTACAGCGGTTGATCCAAGGTCGCGCGAACGATAATAAAGATAGACCTGCTGGAGGAAAGCGAGTGGGAGTGGTATTAGTAGCTGGGGCAACGGGTGGTGTCGGGAAGCGAGTGGTACAGCGACTGGTTGAGCGTGGTTACAAAGTGCGATCGCTCGTTCGAGACATTGACAAGGCAAGGGCGATCCTTGGCAATGAGGTGGAATTAGCCGTCGGCGACATTACCCAACCAGAAACTTTAACTGATGAAATGATGGCAAACGTCCAAGCCGTGGTGTGTTGTACTGCGGTACGGGTGCAGCCTGTGGAAGGAGACACACCGGATCGTGCCAAATACAATCAAGGCGTTAAATTCTACCAACCCGAAATTGTAGGAGACACGCCAGAAAGGGTGGAATATCAGGGAGTAAAAAACCTGGTACAGGCTGCTAGTAATTTTGTTACGACATCAGCCAATGAAAAACTGCTATTTGATTTCACCAACCCCTCTGAAGATTTGAAGAACATTTGGGGGGCTGTGGATGATGTCGTCATGGGTGGTGTGAGTGAGAGTGAGATTCAATTAGTGGATGGCACCGCTTTATTCACTGGCAATGTGTCAACTGCCAACTCCGGCGGCTTTGCTTCAGTTCGCACCCGCAACTTTGAGCCACCATTTAACTTAGTTGGGTACGAAGGAGTAGAGTTGCGCGTTAAAGGAGACGGCAAGCGCTATAAGTTCCTCATCCGCACAGAAACAAAATGGGATGGTGTTGCCTACTCTTATTCTTTCGACACTGTGAGTAATAGCTGGATCAGTGTCCGTATCCCCTTTACTGAGTTAATTCCGGTGTTTCGTGCCAAGACTTTGAAGGACTTTCCGGCAATTGACCTTAGCAAAATCTACTCGTTTCAGCTGATGCTGAGTAAGTTTGAATACGACGGTGAGCTGAACCCCAGGTTTTCGCCTGGTAGCTTTACTTTGCAGGTCGAATCAATCCAAGCTTATAGCAGCGCGTCATTGCCACAATTTGTGCTAGTCAGTTCAGCGGGGGTGACTCGTCCCGGTCGTCCAGGGATTAATCTAGAGGAAGAGCCACCAGCAGTACGGTTGAACGATCAGCTCGGGGGTATCCTGACGTGGAAGTTGCGGGGAGAGGAGAGTGTAAGGGAAAGTGGAATGCCTTACACCATCATTAGACCTTGTGCCTTGACTGAAGAACCAGGAGTTAAGGCGTTGATTTTTGAGCAAGGCGACAACATCAAAGGCAAAGTGAGTCGGGATGCGATCGCTGAGGTTTGCATTCAGGCACTGGAACAACCGCAAGCTTGTAATGTGACTTTTGAGGTAAAAGAGGGTAGCGATCAATCTATAGACTGGCAGAGTCTATTCAATAGCCTGGAGCGCGATGATTAA
- the petJ gene encoding cytochrome c6 PetJ — MKKIFTLVILTLIVLAIAHNPDALAADTSNGAKIFSANCAACHMDGGNIVKRGKNLKQKALKRYDMDSLEAIAYLVENGKNAMPAYKDRLSNQQILNVSAYVLEQAAAGWKSS; from the coding sequence TTGAAAAAGATATTCACGCTGGTAATTCTGACACTGATAGTGCTAGCGATCGCCCACAACCCAGACGCTTTGGCGGCAGATACAAGCAATGGAGCCAAAATCTTCAGTGCCAACTGTGCTGCTTGTCATATGGATGGAGGAAATATCGTTAAGCGTGGTAAGAACTTGAAGCAAAAAGCACTTAAAAGATACGATATGGACTCACTAGAGGCGATCGCCTATCTGGTGGAGAATGGCAAAAATGCTATGCCAGCCTATAAGGACCGTCTGAGCAATCAGCAAATTCTCAACGTGTCAGCCTATGTCTTAGAGCAAGCAGCGGCAGGCTGGAAAAGCAGTTAG
- a CDS encoding tetratricopeptide repeat protein, giving the protein MNAAITTFNNTVEFQPEDAKDWYNKGETLANLGQYKEALASFNQAVEIQPNNHAAWVFRGVVLIHLNCYEEALASCEKALVIQPNDKQAWLFRGAALNYLGRYKQSYTSYDKALGIERQSGWQKLSQNLKGIFRLGNSTVSISS; this is encoded by the coding sequence ATGAACGCAGCAATTACTACCTTCAACAACACTGTAGAATTTCAACCTGAGGATGCTAAAGATTGGTACAACAAGGGTGAAACACTGGCTAATTTAGGTCAATACAAAGAAGCGCTAGCTAGCTTTAATCAAGCGGTGGAAATTCAACCTAACAACCATGCAGCCTGGGTCTTTCGAGGAGTTGTATTAATTCACTTGAATTGCTATGAAGAAGCGCTTGCCAGTTGTGAAAAAGCATTAGTAATTCAACCCAATGACAAACAAGCATGGCTCTTTCGAGGTGCGGCATTAAATTACCTAGGGCGCTACAAGCAGTCATATACTAGCTACGACAAAGCCTTGGGGATTGAGCGACAATCAGGATGGCAAAAACTGAGCCAGAACTTGAAGGGAATTTTTAGACTTGGTAATTCTACTGTATCTATTTCCAGCTAG
- a CDS encoding chlorophyll a/b-binding protein: METRPTTDLPPVATAYNGKDRNAFLFGWNPQAELWNGRLAMIGFLAYLLWDLAGYSVVRNVLNLVG; encoded by the coding sequence ATGGAAACTCGCCCTACTACTGATTTGCCACCAGTTGCTACTGCATATAACGGTAAAGATCGTAATGCTTTTCTGTTTGGTTGGAATCCCCAAGCTGAGCTTTGGAACGGACGCTTGGCAATGATTGGATTCCTTGCTTATCTGCTTTGGGATTTAGCTGGTTATAGTGTTGTGCGTAACGTCCTAAACCTAGTTGGTTAA